One stretch of Macrotis lagotis isolate mMagLag1 chromosome 7, bilby.v1.9.chrom.fasta, whole genome shotgun sequence DNA includes these proteins:
- the CDCA7L gene encoding cell division cycle-associated 7-like protein, whose protein sequence is METLYLEESFDSPEPEKKEVHFHSKYITDELRRIFTEDTDSESEDFEGFTQSELNSHPELMLTESEMSDEDAVGSEEEEEEEEAETKTTSRRSSFGLRVAFQFPTKNKTDIKTRFSEPSFSSLHFDESEKLKALRRKKTDRPGKRAMERAASESEDESIDPSQGEPDAMHKRAMNIKENKAMLAQLLAELHSLPDLFPVQTPSPTYKKKTVRRAFSEGQITRRTNPTRSARPPEKFAVENFMVSTNFEEDLCAFRGRKKMSGGKCRVYRKRRLSSFRRVDEITEDDLENVAITVRDKIYDKVLGNTCHQCRQKTIDTKTVCRNLDCGGVRGQFCGPCLRNRYGEDVRSALLDPDWMCPPCRGICNCSYCRRRDGRCATGILIHLAKFYGYNNVKEYLESIQKQLDEDP, encoded by the exons GAGGTGCATTTCCATTCCAAGTACATCACGGATGAGCTGCGGAGGATTTTCACTGAGGATACTGACTCAGAGTCAGAAGATTTTGAAGGATTTACCCAGAGTGAGCTGAACAGTCATCCAGAGCTAATG CTCACAGAGTCAGAAATGAGTGATGAAGATGCTGTTGGcagtgaagaggaggaggaggaggaagaggcagaAACAAAGACTACCTCCAGAAGAAGCAGCTTTGGTCTTCGAGTTGCCTTCCAGTTCCctacaaagaataaaacagataTAAAAACCAGGTTTTCCGAACCATCCTTTTCTAGCTTACATTTTGACGAGAGTGAAAAACTAAAGGccttgagaagaaagaaaaccgaTAGACCAGGGAAGAGAGCCATGGAAAGAGCTGCCTCTGAGTCTGAGGATGAGTCTATTGACCCGAGCCAGGGTGAACCAGATGCTATGCACAAAAGGGCCATGAATATCAAGGAGAACAAAGCCATG ctCGCTCAGCTTCTGGCAGAACTGCACTCTCTCCCAGATCTATTCCCTGTACAGACACCAAGCCCTACTTAC aaaaagaaaacagtgagGCGAGCTTTTTCAGAGGGACAGATAACTCGCCGCACTAACCCCACCCGGAGCGCCCGGCCTCCAGAGAAGTTTGCTGTGGAAAACTTTATGGTGTCCACTAACTTTGAAGAAGACCTATGTGCTTTCAGGGGACGGAAGAAAATGAGTGGG GGTAAATGCCGAGTGTACAGAAAACGGCGTCTATCTTCTTTCCGGAGGGTGGATGAAATCACTGAAGATGATTTAGAAAATGTTGCCATAACCGTTAGAGATAAAATCTATGATAAAGTTCTG GGCAACACGTGCCACCAGTGCCGACAGAAAACCATTGATACTAAGACAGTGTGTCGGAACCTGGACTGCGGGGGAGTGAGAGGGCAGTTCTGTGGCCCCTGCCTTCGAAATCGTTATGGGGAAGATGTAAGATCAGCTCTCTTGGACCCG GACTGGATGTGCCCTCCCTGTCGGGGAATTTGCAATTGCAGTTACTGTCGGAGGCGTGATGGCCGCTGCGCCACTGGGATCCTCATCCACCTGGCCAAATTTTATGGCTACAACAACGTGAAAGAATACTTGGAAAG CATACAGAAACAACTGGATGAAGACCCTTAA